Genomic window (Gasterosteus aculeatus chromosome 1, fGasAcu3.hap1.1, whole genome shotgun sequence):
AAAGTTAGCCAGACTGCACAGAAAATTAACATGCTGAAGGTAATGAACTTCGCTTCATTGAAATTATCTGGCACCTTCCGAGCCAGAAAAGCAAGGATAAAGCACAGCATAGCCAGGAGTCCTACGTACCCCAGCACGGCCCAGAACCCTATAGGTGAACCTAAATTACACTGTAGAATTATCCTTTCAGTGGCATGAGCTGTATTCTTGAAAGGGAAAGGTGGAGCAAGAAGTAACCACAGCACACAAACTAACACCTGAAGTAAAGTACAGCTGAGAACAGTTATTTTCTGCAGTGGAGCAGAACACTGCATAAGTGTGTTTGCTGGACTTTTGGCCTTGAAGGCAATTACCACTGCTAAAGTTTTAGCCAAGATACAAGATAtacacaatgcaaaggtgatgCCAAAAGCTGTGTGTCGCAGCATGCAGGACCACTCAGTGGGGCGGCCTATGAAAGTCAGAGgacacaggaaacacagagtcaaggagaagagcagcaggaagctcAGCTCAGAGTTACTAGCTTTAACAAGAGGTGTGTGATGAAAccgaaaaaagacacacaacaccagTAGTGTTGAACTTGCTCCAAGCAATGAGAAAGCGGTGAGAAGGGCGCCCATGGTTTCTACAAAAGATAGAAACTCGATGACCTTCGGAACACACTGGCTGTGATCTTCATTTGACCAGAACTCCAGTGGACAGCGGGAACACTCTGCCGGATCTGAatagaaaaacatgaaacactAAAATGTGCTAATGTTGTAAGATGCAGGTTTGAACTCAAATGCACACTCCCCTTGCACTCTTTGCTAACTCTCCAGCAAAAAGGGTTTTCCATCTTCAGTATGAAATGCAAGCTATACTTCAGCAAATTACGGCTTTCCCTGTGAAGCCATATGTCATGGATGTCTTGCACACAAGCTTCCAACATCTGAACATAGAAGGGTCCAGCTTCGGGCACAGAAACTGGGCTGCCTGTAATGTCTTCTTGGACATCACCTCCAGATCGTCATTCTCCTCACTAGTCTCGACGGTGAAAATGGAGGCATGAATCTAGTGCCCATGTCTGCTGCTGCATTTTAAGCTGGCCCATGGTGGAAGTGTTTCAGCTATGCAATTGATTTTCCACTACTGACCTACATGTGCATCCTTTTAGTTAGCAGAAGCTTAAAAACACAGGATGTTCTTAGCTCTACCTTCCAGGGGACAGACTATAcatatactatactatactatacaaGTACACTGAATGTCGTCCAGCCAAGATCTGGTTGCCGTGCATCTTCAGTAGCTGTGTGTACACAATGCTTCATCTGCTGAGCTACTGAGGCATGAAGCTCTTCTATTCATCATCGTCGTGTTTCAATAGTCCCAAAGCATGCATCCTCTCTACAGTACACTCCCATTGGTTCTCGAGGACTTGATAAAGGTCCTTTTGAGCCTTGTGAACACTTCTCTCTTATGGCGTTGCCAATTTAGACAGCTTTGCTGCTTGCACTGACCTCAACTGGGAGAATATATGAACTATCCCCCCTTCAGTGCACCCCAGTTCCTTGTTGCTTTGTTGTGACAGTGGCGAGGTTCACCCATACCAAAACCCCTCCTTGGTTCTCAAGAACGTAAGAAGTTATTTCAGGCGAAGATACAGCTGAATGCCATTCCATCAATGCATTGCCCCAATGCATTGATGGAAGTGCCCCATTAAGCACCAGCTCTTTGTGTGCCTTTGGGATTGTGTGGACAGAAAAGCCCTCCCCATGCAGGGTTAGACCAGGGTTGTAGCCAGCTCAATACTAAGTAGTACTAAATGGGTTGGCTGTAGCCGCATACTTATTTTCCTTGGTGGCCTGGGttgtaacaaaataaataagctGTGGTGTCTAATCTCTTATCCTTACGGGTCAATGAGTTGGGTTTGATGTCATACCCACAGTTCACATTCAAGCTGCTCAACGCACTGTGTTCATGGGTCAAGTAGAGGGAGGAGCTTGTTTGAGTTAAGtcaaatgtttcaaaatgttAACAATAGTTTTAAGTACGACTACTGCTGTTTTCTGAATTGAGCGTATGGATTCACCACCGAGGTGTGCTGCCTTATATATTGTGAAGTTTGATTGTATTGGGTTATGCATGTCCTGATTGGACGGCTACGCTTATAGAAATGCTCAGTGAGTGAACAAATGCTCATCATTTTGAGAGCACATCCCATTTTAAAAGAAGCACGTGCCGTTCGTACTCACTTATAAGAAACTGGGGAACATTGGTTTAGTACGGATGTTAAACAATTAGTTACAGATAGGAAAGATTTTACTCACTGCTGGAGTTGCTGATCTCTCCAGCAGCGCAGGCGATGCAGGAAAAACAGCAGATGGGTTTGTCTTGAATCACAGCCTGCCGGAAACCTGGCAGACAACTCTCACTGcagacagagtgtggcatctgTAACAACACCAGCAACACTCATCAATGTCCCAGTTTGTTGCCCTTGTAAATCTAAAAAACatataatttgttttaatttaatcaaagTTAGGTTATTTTTTAGGGACTCCAGTTTAAGATCACATCAATCTACATCAGAAGATCATTGGAACTTTGCCTGTAGAATTGCAAAATGTATATCGTtatcaatgtgttttttaaatcatataTATGATTTGTCCACAATGCCAATTACCTTTTACCTACTAAATAGTTTTCAAAATGGAAATGGCTCAGggaaaattgatttaaaaataaccatcaaaataaaatagaatttgATACCTTCGGGGATTCAGAAGCCCATGTTGTGCTTTGTTCATTCATGATGAGCTGTTCTCCATTTGGTATCGAGGCCTCGTAGCTCCCTACTGCCACAAACTTGATATCTCCTGCTTGGTTTCTTTGCCAGTTCACTAGCTCATAAATAGCTGTAGGATCCCCATTTACATCAAAATTTACTCTTTCACCTGACGGAAGAGTGAAATTCACATCTTGGAGTTGTTTCACAACCTACCAAAAGAGAATAAGCTTGAATAACTTATATATAAGTGAATTGTTTataatttttaattatttagataACACTTAAAGCTCACTGTTTACCTGTTCCATCTGTAAATTATCTGTCCATTTACATGACTGAGACACCGCTACATTTGGTCCACAGCGTAACATGTTATGCATGGCATGAGCTACAGCATAAACCGCTTTATACACATTGTTAGATATCCGTAGCTGTGAGACATCTGTGAAAGGATTGCTGTTGTCCTCCAGTCTCTCAGAGCCAGAGCACTGCTTCTGAACATAAAATTTGGATTTGAAACTGCAACCAATTATGGCTTCCCAGAACTCTCTCAGCAGATCACTTTGTGGGTTTTGACTTGGGTTGACCTTCAAAAGAAACTCTTGCAGGCCTGTGATTAGTGTTTTTCTGATGGCGAAGCCCAGAGACCCTGTTAGGATTCCCGAGTACCTCTCAATGGCCAGATGACCCGCCGTAATCCAGGACTCGCTGCCCACCCACTGCAGCCCGGTCAAATTCTGCCTCAGAGCTTCCTCCAGCAGAATGTCCATCTCGCCCTGGGCGAGGAAGGCAACCAAGACCCTTGCGGTGCCGTCGTGGATCGCTCTGACCGCCCTTTCAACCCGCCAACTGGGATCAGTCCTTGAGATGGCTTCCGAGTACTCAACACAGACCCCTTCATGGCTTGCGGCTGCGATGAATGTTTCCATGCCATTGTTGCCATAGTCATTGTCACTTCTAACCACCCCAACCCATGTCCAGCCAAAGTGTTTTACCAGTTTTGCTATGGCTCTGCTCTGATAGTAATCACTAGGAATGGTTCTGAAGAAGGAGGGATATTCCTTTCTGTTACTCAGACATGCACAAGTCGCAAAGTGGCTGATCTGATAAAGGAGAAAAGcagggaaacaaaacacaccatTGATGACATTTTGAGTATAAAAAAACATTGCCAAAATATTGTTAGACTAACTATCTGACTTGGTTGGGGGTGCATTATAACACATTCATATTAGTATAAGCCTATTGCAAAAGGAACAGGGtgaaattactcaaaaattaAAAGACAGTTGCTGACAAATAATTACCACCGGAATTTTGAAAACCCCTGATATTTGTAGCATCGCAATGGTTGAGGAGGACTCAGAGGCCCCGATGATGGCATGAACGGATGACTGCCCTGAGCAAGTTTTATCCAAAGTCCTTTCCTGCCCATTCATCAGACCCATCACTGCACGCATCGAAGGCAATGTTGAACCACAGCTGTCATATACCTTATAACCAATCGAGATATTAGGCAGCAGAGAGCTGCTATTGTTAATCTCCTGGATGGCAAAAATCATCGTTTGGGCAAAACGAAATTCCCTAAAATTGATCCTGAAAAAGAGTAAATACAGTTTTGATTGACAATGTTTGTactttttggtaaaaaaaatctaacaaaggagaaagaagacaacaccagaaaaacaaacattacctGGAACATATGAGAGATTCTGAATCATTTGTAAAGGAGAGCAAAGGCTTTGATATTTGGCTATGGATGGAGAAAACTCCTCCAATAGTGATATCTCCTTCCTTGGATAACACAGGAAACTCTGTGCTCCCCAACATCTCACAGTTGGCACTGTCCTCCACTGCTCCGCAGGctcccacaaagaaaacaaggagTAACATCATATCAACGCAGTCACAAATCTGGTACTTGCCAGCACGCAtttgacatgcacacacaaacctgtCATTGAGTTATTCTGTCACTGACCAAAACATGCATCTCCTTTCAAAAGCAGCTTCAAAAGCTTTATACCTCTCCAAGTGACGGGGATTGAGGCTGTCCAATCAAATCACTTCATGATGACGTCAGCTCATTTTTGCTCCTCTTTCTTTGTTATTGTATTTGCCTttatgttcaacaacaaaaaggaaaatcagaAAAAAGCATAGCTGGAAATCTAATTCAATTATCAGGACAAGATCTAGCAAACACTAATATATACATGCAGACACAAATCTTAACCAGAATTTGAGGTAAAGCATTAATCCTACTCTTAAAAAACGTCAGTCTTATTTGGAGATGTCATTTGGGTTTTAGATCAAGTTACATTGAGTACATCAGAGTTTATGGTGAAGATAAGATATCATTTTAATGAACCATATTCTTAGTCATTCCCCTAAGTTTTACATATACTTTGTAGGTTGTACATTCTAAAAACATTGGAATTGATATTACTTGTTATTCAATAccattttgtgtgtgtcaggggtgcgggtggaaggcaggactcaaaatgaagacttgcaggaacaaaaggactttaatagtcaaaggtcaaaaatccaaaaggccaaggggcaaaaacacacaggcatgcaactaCAGATACCCACAACAAGGGACACGGACatgcgtgacgaaagacaatgacgcgacaagtgacacaagagacacacggcttaaatacacaagggaggtgcaagtgattggacacaggtggaaactattagacaatcacaggggatgacgggacaaggcaggaagtgaagttacccggggacacgagtggcagaaaactacaaaatacaacaggaagtgaaccacaccgtgacagtgtgGACACAATACATATGTATAGGATATAAATGTACAACGTTTTACTTGAATAGATTTTCTCAAAATTACAAATACATTAATTGATCAGCAGTCGACACTGAAGAGCAGCCTTTTATtgtgcatgctaacatgctgaatGTCATGCTAAACATAGCATGTTTGGAATGATATGCAGCATTGACACCTTTAATGTAACTCTACTATGTTTAAAAGAAACCCTGACAATATGCATATGCAACAATTTGATAGTATACTGTATGTGAAGCCTATACAGTAATTTATATTTTGCAAGCAGtaattttgtttaaaatgaaaaggaagGGAGTCTGAAtagtttacatttttattggatttttatttatttggattTTTGTAATTGTAACTACTAACAATGTaagtttaacaaaaaaacaaacaacctttTATAAAAATTATGTAATTTATTAAACACAGAATATTACTATCATTATTTTCTAGTCACACATTTTTTCATGGGTAGCATTCATTACATCATGGAGTACAAAACCGTAAGAATCAGCGTTCAGTTTTTCGGCTCCATATCTGGAACATACTTCCAAAACGCTCTACCTCTGCTGAAAATTAAGAATTTTTTCTTTGCTGCTGGCTTTTATTGAACCAAATTCAAAGACGATGCTTTTTCAAAAGTTTTAGTTCAGGGATCTAAAGAAAAGCTAGGGTAGAACCTTCTATCGGGAAACCTGAAAAACTGTAAAGGGAAGCTATTTTTgcccgtttattgttttaatgctttggttggttttaatggttttatgcaaagcactttgaattgccttgctGTTAAAATGTTCTATACGAATAAACCTGCCTTACCtaaaatacaaagtaaaagtGTAAAAGCCAGTCAACAATGTTGAATACACATAGAAATCTACATTTAACCGGATACCGTTTTCCCCATCAGGTGTTTCCTTGTGTTCAGTTCAGGTCTGAGTACAATAATAAAGCATTTGGgggcaaaaatacaaataagtaGTCCATAAGTAGAGGCCAAAATAGCAAATACCTCCACAGCCACAGTGAATTTCCCCGGAGAACTGACGTACGCTGGGATGAATGCAATCCAGACTGCACAGAATATCAACATACTGAAGGAGATGAATTTAGCTTCATTGAAATTATCAGGTAACTTTCTAGCCAAAAaagcaagaacaaaacataacacGGCTAAAAACCCAATGTATCCTAACACAGCCCAGAACCCCACAGGGGATCCCATCATGCACTCAAGAATAATCTTTTCTTTGTAGTAGTTCATGTTTTTGTAGGGTAAAGGAGGGTTGATTGTGAGCCAAAGAATACAAATTATAACCTGAATGAGAGTGAAACACAGAACACTGAGTCTCTGCTGTGCAGGCCCAAACCATTTCATCACATTACTAGCTGGCAGTGTGGCCCTGAAGGCCATTAGCACCACTAGAGTTTTCCCCAGAACACAAGAGATACAGAGGACAAAAGTGATGCCAAATGCTGTGTGTCGCAGCATGCAGGACCACTGTGTGGGCCGTCCTATGAAGGTCAGAGaacacaggaaacacagagtcaaggagaagagcagcaggaagctcAGCTCGGAGTTGTTGGCTTTCACCAAGGGAGAGTCCTTATTAATCAAGAATAGAGTGGCCACAATTAAAGTAAGGAGGACaccaaacaaagtgaaaaacacaaGGATTATACCCATCAACTCTGTGAAGTAGAGAAACTCAACATTTTTCAGTACACATGCATCTCTGTTTTGATTGGACCAATACTCTTCAGGACACTTTTTGCAGTCATTAGAATCTGTAATAGGAAAATTCTCACTATTATTGGGATTCTTTCAGTTACATCGTAACATTTTGAATAATAGACTTGACACCAATGAACTTTAGCAATATACACAgagtgtgaaaagaaaaaaacatatgcAAATTTCCATATCTAAAGTTTGAGGAACATATACCTGTGCTGTTGCTGATTGATCCCTCTGCACATGTTTTGCAGTCGTAGCAGCAGACGGGCTTTCCTTTCTGAAGGACTTTATGAGTTCCTGGACGGCAACTTTCACTGCACACTGACACAGGCAACTTTTAttatagaaaagaaaatgatagaTGTTAAAATTTTCATAACTCACAATGATATATGTCTATGCCTTGCATTGTATTACTGTCAAAAATTATATTCACCTCTGTCTTCCCTTCAGGCCAAATTATTGCTTCAGTCTTTAGGACGAACTTTTGTCCAGGAGGTAGGGAGGCATCATAATAGCCGACAGGTTTAAATTGGACCAAGTCATCTGATCCACGCTGCCAGTTCACCACCTCATAccgagccacagctgctccAGTGCTGTCAAACCACACCTGGTCTCCATTCTTAGTAGTAAAATTGACCTGCTTCAATGATTCCACTACCTAAAAAACAGTAAGACAACATGTGAATGGAGAGAGTAAGTAATAAACAGTAGAGTGATCTGACCTTTTTTACCTGCCAGGGAGTAACCTGTATTGTTCCGTCACAACCCTGACTTGTTGAGCACTTTAAAATGCTGTGCAGAGAATGGGCCACAGCATAGATTGCTTTGTAAATGTTATTGGAGTAACGCAGCTCTGCAACATCATTATTGTTGTCTTTAAGCTCAAATAAATCCCAGTTTTCTCTGCATTGGGCTGTCTCTGCCCCGGTGTCCCTGTTTGTTTCCTCACACTTGAACTCTGTCTTCCAGAAATCTTGGATTAAAAACTCAGCCAGGCCGCTGATGTTGGCTTTTGGCATAGCAAAACCCAGAGAACCTCCCAGCACACTGAAGCTGTTGGGGGTCACAAGGCTGTCAGCAGTGATCCAGGCCTCCACGCCGATAAACTGCAGGCCGGTGATGTTGTGGAGACTCAACGTCTCCAGGAGATTGTTCATCTCCACGTGAGCCAGGAAACCAACGATGACTCGGGCAGTGCTCTTTCGGATCACTTCTACAACTTCCATGAGTTTCTCTGGTTCTGACCGGTGAAATTTCTCTGTGTACTCCACACACACGCCTTCCTCCTGCGCCGCCTCGAGGAAGATGGCCATGCCGTTGTTGCCGTAGTCACTGTCACTGTTGACTGCCCCAACCCAGGTCCAGCCAAAGTGCTTGACCATCTGGGCCAGAGCTCGACTTTGGTAGCGATCGCTGGCAATGGTTCGAAAGAAAAAGGGATACTCCTTCCTGTTGCTCAGACACTCACAAGTAGCTGAATGACTTAtctgagaaaacacaaagagagacaaCGATTAAGAATAATTTTTGCACGTAATATGCACATTGGCACACAGATATTGCTCTTACCACAGGAATTTTGAACGGTCCGGTAGTGCGTGACAGCACAATAGTTGAAGAGGATTCGGACTCCCCAATAATAGTTTGAACAGCTGATTGACCCGAACAGCTCTTTCCCACAGTCCACTCATCACCATTCATCAGGGCCATCACAGCACGCATTGAGGATAATGTTGAGCCACAGTTGTCATATATACGGTATCCAATCGAAACATTGGGAAGAAGaatgttgcttttgtttatttcttggATTGCAAATATCATGGTTTGGGCAAATCGAAACTCCCTGAGGTTCACACTGAGACAAAATGTGCAAAATTAAACTTGAATTAAACTCATGAAGACATATTCTTAGACAAGGTTAAAGCTTACCTGGAACATGTAAGACGTGATGGTTTCTCTGTAAAGGAAAGTGGAGGTTGTGTAATTTTGCTGTGGATGGAAAAAGCTCCACCAATCATGACATCTCCCTCCTTAGACAACCGAGGGAACTCTGGACTCCCCATGATCTGACAGAAGGGAGCTTCCTCCTGCACTGCTCCAAATGCCAAAAGATGCTCCAAGAAAAGCAGCCCTGTTATCACATGAAACATTTTACACTCGCAAATCCTTATTGGGAAGAACTACCTACCCAGCGAGGTTGAGATCAAAGCATCTTAAATGGGATATTTTAATATAACGGTTGACGTAAGGGGTCACCGGCCTCCTACCAACCAATCAGAGTTTCAGTGAGATACGACAGTCCTGATTGGGTCTTGCCATGATTGTTTTGTAC
Coding sequences:
- the LOC120828924 gene encoding extracellular calcium-sensing receptor-like, with protein sequence MGSPEFPRLSKEGDVMIGGAFSIHSKITQPPLSFTEKPSRLTCSSVNLREFRFAQTMIFAIQEINKSNILLPNVSIGYRIYDNCGSTLSSMRAVMALMNGDEWTVGKSCSGQSAVQTIIGESESSSTIVLSRTTGPFKIPVISHSATCECLSNRKEYPFFFRTIASDRYQSRALAQMVKHFGWTWVGAVNSDSDYGNNGMAIFLEAAQEEGVCVEYTEKFHRSEPEKLMEVVEVIRKSTARVIVGFLAHVEMNNLLETLSLHNITGLQFIGVEAWITADSLVTPNSFSVLGGSLGFAMPKANISGLAEFLIQDFWKTEFKCEETNRDTGAETAQCRENWDLFELKDNNNDVAELRYSNNIYKAIYAVAHSLHSILKCSTSQGCDGTIQVTPWQVVESLKQVNFTTKNGDQVWFDSTGAAVARYEVVNWQRGSDDLVQFKPVGYYDASLPPGQKFVLKTEAIIWPEGKTELPVSVCSESCRPGTHKVLQKGKPVCCYDCKTCAEGSISNSTDSNDCKKCPEEYWSNQNRDACVLKNVEFLYFTELMGIILVFFTLFGVLLTLIVATLFLINKDSPLVKANNSELSFLLLFSLTLCFLCSLTFIGRPTQWSCMLRHTAFGITFVLCISCVLGKTLVVLMAFRATLPASNVMKWFGPAQQRLSVLCFTLIQVIICILWLTINPPLPYKNMNYYKEKIILECMMGSPVGFWAVLGYIGFLAVLCFVLAFLARKLPDNFNEAKFISFSMLIFCAVWIAFIPAYVSSPGKFTVAVEVFAILASTYGLLICIFAPKCFIIVLRPELNTRKHLMGKTVSG
- the LOC120828907 gene encoding extracellular calcium-sensing receptor: MLGSTEFPVLSKEGDITIGGVFSIHSQISKPLLSFTNDSESLICSRINFREFRFAQTMIFAIQEINNSSSLLPNISIGYKVYDSCGSTLPSMRAVMGLMNGQERTLDKTCSGQSSVHAIIGASESSSTIAMLQISGVFKIPVISHFATCACLSNRKEYPSFFRTIPSDYYQSRAIAKLVKHFGWTWVGVVRSDNDYGNNGMETFIAAASHEGVCVEYSEAISRTDPSWRVERAVRAIHDGTARVLVAFLAQGEMDILLEEALRQNLTGLQWVGSESWITAGHLAIERYSGILTGSLGFAIRKTLITGLQEFLLKVNPSQNPQSDLLREFWEAIIGCSFKSKFYVQKQCSGSERLEDNSNPFTDVSQLRISNNVYKAVYAVAHAMHNMLRCGPNVAVSQSCKWTDNLQMEQVVKQLQDVNFTLPSGERVNFDVNGDPTAIYELVNWQRNQAGDIKFVAVGSYEASIPNGEQLIMNEQSTTWASESPKMPHSVCSESCLPGFRQAVIQDKPICCFSCIACAAGEISNSSNPAECSRCPLEFWSNEDHSQCVPKVIEFLSFVETMGALLTAFSLLGASSTLLVLCVFFRFHHTPLVKASNSELSFLLLFSLTLCFLCPLTFIGRPTEWSCMLRHTAFGITFALCISCILAKTLAVVIAFKAKSPANTLMQCSAPLQKITVLSCTLLQVLVCVLWLLLAPPFPFKNTAHATERIILQCNLGSPIGFWAVLGYVGLLAMLCFILAFLARKVPDNFNEAKFITFSMLIFCAVWLTFIPAYVSSPGKFTVAVEIFAMLGSSFGLLCCIFAPKCYILLLKPERNTKKHMMGRNQ